In one window of Episyrphus balteatus chromosome 3, idEpiBalt1.1, whole genome shotgun sequence DNA:
- the LOC129915979 gene encoding TBC1 domain family member 5 isoform X1, which yields MAVQGIEAIKVFSSEQNQESIMNSMDRYRNEWTQITASLENFDAIRDLAFNGDLKVSKFRSIYWALLLRVLNADHTTWKQQRLQQRNRYEKLKHEFVKNPHNEKATNDDPLSQSKQSIWNQYFSDQELFAVIKQDVIRTFPGVEFFRKPLIQTAMVNILFYYAREHPYMCYRQGMHEILAPILFVMYGDHQALLHFMELSDDIDELLRDVLNPEYLEADSYSIFSRLMASIESYYRITNLIQTEGGYFAVENDQDIIDPVTTEVEVISQLNLIRDKILAKEDLHLHNYLLKLDIPLHIFGIRWLRLLFGREFPLLDLLMLWDAIFADSDRFDLPNYILVAMLIRIRDKLLLNDYTTCLTYLMRYPTNVDINLILRHALHMQSPKKFDRPANAFIYFTMNSESSQPTTSSSPNQSALQRSIPGSAPTVRKGLPNSTINQLKDRPANEKRQRSSSLSNDSKFHKQIIEIQYKNALDLAALARLKATPESDKVIIDGYSENSPELLRLELKNAQTIINISRNKLQNYLDTIKKHTSTKPSDELGKALDGIEELCSLLDVKFIFPYNSRTLQIDQALEADENRQFKSMSPEARNLNENIPVPLTNGINPRINLKQLEDEEILMNGGGNTVYEKPDTGYMVNSFRFLGNRKEVELIPIATDEKAANADQLNSSLSGVPSIDPVGCRED from the exons ATGGCTGTTCAAGGAATTGAAGCCATCAAAGTGTTCTCATCTGAACAAAATCAGGAATCAATAATGAATTCCATGGATAGATATAG AAACGAATGGACACAGATAACAGCTTCCCTAGAGAATTTCGACGCAATTCGTGACCTTGCATTCAATGGAGATCTCAAAGTATCTAAATTCCGCAGTATCTATTGGGCGCTATTATTGCGAGTATTGAATGCTGATCATACAACATGGAAACAACAGCGTTTACAACAAAGAAAtag GTATGAAAAGTTGAAGCATGAATTCGTTAAGAATCCTCATAATGAAAAAGCCACCAATGATGATCCACTTTCGCAGTCAAAACAA AGCATTTGGAATCAATATTTTAGTGACCAAGAACTATTTGCTGTGATCAAGCAGGATGTGATACGAACTTTTCCCGGTGTTGAATTTTTTAGGAAACCTCTAATTCAGACTGCAATG gtTAATATCCTCTTCTACTATGCAAGAGAACATCCATACATGTGTTATCGCCAAGGAATGCATGAAATTCTAGCTCCAATTTTGTTTGTAATGTATGGTGATCATCAGGCGTTATTGCACTTTATGGAGCTAAGTGATGATAttga TGAATTGCTAAGAGATGTATTGAATCCTGAGTACTTAGAAGCTGATTCATA TTCTATATTTTCACGGCTAATGGCGTCCATTGAATCCTATTATAGAATTACAAATCTAATTCAAACTGAAGGCGGGTACTTTGCTGTTGAAAATGATCAG GATATAATTGATCCAGTTACAACTGAAGTTGAAGTTATTAGCCAATTAAACTTAATACGTGATAAGATACTTGCCAAGGAAGATTTGCATTTGCATAACTATCTACTTAAATTGGATATTCCGTTGCATATTTTTGGAAT aCGATGGCTAAGACTGCTTTTTGGAAGAGAATTCCCTCTACTTGATTTGCTCATGCTGTGGGATGCAATATTTGCCGATAGTGACCGTTTCGATCTCCCAAATTATATTCTCGTAGCCATGTTAATACGAATTCGCGATAAAT TGCTTTTGAATGATTATACAACATGTCTTACATATCTCATGAGATATCCTACGAATGTTGATATAAATTTGATTCTTCGACATGCCTTGCACATGCAAAGTCCTAAA aaattcgatCGCCCAGCAAATGCCTTTATATACTTTACTATGAATTCCGAATCATCACAACCAACTACATCGTCATCTCCCAATCAATCTGCATTACAAAGGTCTATCCCTGGCTCAGCACCAACTGTGAGAAAAGGCTTGCCAAATTCTACAATCAATCAATTAAAGGATAGGCCTGCAAATGAAAAACGTCAACGCTCAAGCTCTTTATCGAATGACAGTAAGTTCCACaaacaaataattgaaatacaatacaaaaatgcattagaCTTAGCAGCCTTAGCCAGATTGAAGGCGACTCCAGAGTCGGATAAAGTAATTATCGATGGATATTCTGAAAAT AGCCCTGAACTACTTCGTTTGGAACTTAAAAATGCACaaactataataaatatatCCAGAAATAAGCTACAAAACTATTTGGATACCATCAAGAAGCATACTTCGACAAAACCTTCTGATGAATTGGGTAAAGCTCTCGATGGTATCGAAGAATTGTGCAGTCTTCTCgatgttaaatttatttttccttacaACTCGCGAACTCTACAAATCGATCAAGCTCTCGAAGCCGACGAAAATCGTCAATTCAAATCAATGTCCCCAGAAGCACGTAATCTCAATGAAAATATCCCAGTTCCCCTTACAAATGGCATTAATCCAAGAATCAACCTTAAGCAATTAGAAGATGAAGAGATTCTAATGAATGGTGGAGGAaatacagtttatgaaaaaccTGATACTGGATATATGGTAAATTCATTCCGGTTTCTTGGGAATCGCAAGGAAGTTGAACTGATACCAATTGCAACAGATGAAAAAGCAGCTAATGCTGACCAGTTAAATAGCAGCTTAAGTGGTGTGCCTTCTATTGACCCTGTGGGCTGCAGAGAGgattga
- the LOC129915979 gene encoding TBC1 domain family member 5 isoform X4 translates to MAVQGIEAIKVFSSEQNQESIMNSMDRYRNEWTQITASLENFDAIRDLAFNGDLKVSKFRSIYWALLLRVLNADHTTWKQQRLQQRNRYEKLKHEFVKNPHNEKATNDDPLSQSKQSIWNQYFSDQELFAVIKQDVIRTFPGVEFFRKPLIQTAMVNILFYYAREHPYMCYRQGMHEILAPILFVMYGDHQALLHFMELSDDIDELLRDVLNPEYLEADSYSIFSRLMASIESYYRITNLIQTEGGYFAVENDQDIIDPVTTEVEVISQLNLIRDKILAKEDLHLHNYLLKLDIPLHIFGIRWLRLLFGREFPLLDLLMLWDAIFADSDRFDLPNYILVAMLIRIRDKLLLNDYTTCLTYLMRYPTNVDINLILRHALHMQSPKKFDRPANAFIYFTMNSESSQPTTSSSPNQSALQRSIPGSAPTVRKGLPNSTINQLKDRPANEKRQRSSSLSNDTLARLKATPESDKVIIDGYSENSPELLRLELKNAQTIINISRNKLQNYLDTIKKHTSTKPSDELGKALDGIEELCSLLDVKFIFPYNSRTLQIDQALEADENRQFKSMSPEARNLNENIPVPLTNGINPRINLKQLEDEEILMNGGGNTVYEKPDTGYMVNSFRFLGNRKEVELIPIATDEKAANADQLNSSLSGVPSIDPVGCRED, encoded by the exons ATGGCTGTTCAAGGAATTGAAGCCATCAAAGTGTTCTCATCTGAACAAAATCAGGAATCAATAATGAATTCCATGGATAGATATAG AAACGAATGGACACAGATAACAGCTTCCCTAGAGAATTTCGACGCAATTCGTGACCTTGCATTCAATGGAGATCTCAAAGTATCTAAATTCCGCAGTATCTATTGGGCGCTATTATTGCGAGTATTGAATGCTGATCATACAACATGGAAACAACAGCGTTTACAACAAAGAAAtag GTATGAAAAGTTGAAGCATGAATTCGTTAAGAATCCTCATAATGAAAAAGCCACCAATGATGATCCACTTTCGCAGTCAAAACAA AGCATTTGGAATCAATATTTTAGTGACCAAGAACTATTTGCTGTGATCAAGCAGGATGTGATACGAACTTTTCCCGGTGTTGAATTTTTTAGGAAACCTCTAATTCAGACTGCAATG gtTAATATCCTCTTCTACTATGCAAGAGAACATCCATACATGTGTTATCGCCAAGGAATGCATGAAATTCTAGCTCCAATTTTGTTTGTAATGTATGGTGATCATCAGGCGTTATTGCACTTTATGGAGCTAAGTGATGATAttga TGAATTGCTAAGAGATGTATTGAATCCTGAGTACTTAGAAGCTGATTCATA TTCTATATTTTCACGGCTAATGGCGTCCATTGAATCCTATTATAGAATTACAAATCTAATTCAAACTGAAGGCGGGTACTTTGCTGTTGAAAATGATCAG GATATAATTGATCCAGTTACAACTGAAGTTGAAGTTATTAGCCAATTAAACTTAATACGTGATAAGATACTTGCCAAGGAAGATTTGCATTTGCATAACTATCTACTTAAATTGGATATTCCGTTGCATATTTTTGGAAT aCGATGGCTAAGACTGCTTTTTGGAAGAGAATTCCCTCTACTTGATTTGCTCATGCTGTGGGATGCAATATTTGCCGATAGTGACCGTTTCGATCTCCCAAATTATATTCTCGTAGCCATGTTAATACGAATTCGCGATAAAT TGCTTTTGAATGATTATACAACATGTCTTACATATCTCATGAGATATCCTACGAATGTTGATATAAATTTGATTCTTCGACATGCCTTGCACATGCAAAGTCCTAAA aaattcgatCGCCCAGCAAATGCCTTTATATACTTTACTATGAATTCCGAATCATCACAACCAACTACATCGTCATCTCCCAATCAATCTGCATTACAAAGGTCTATCCCTGGCTCAGCACCAACTGTGAGAAAAGGCTTGCCAAATTCTACAATCAATCAATTAAAGGATAGGCCTGCAAATGAAAAACGTCAACGCTCAAGCTCTTTATCGAATGACA CCTTAGCCAGATTGAAGGCGACTCCAGAGTCGGATAAAGTAATTATCGATGGATATTCTGAAAAT AGCCCTGAACTACTTCGTTTGGAACTTAAAAATGCACaaactataataaatatatCCAGAAATAAGCTACAAAACTATTTGGATACCATCAAGAAGCATACTTCGACAAAACCTTCTGATGAATTGGGTAAAGCTCTCGATGGTATCGAAGAATTGTGCAGTCTTCTCgatgttaaatttatttttccttacaACTCGCGAACTCTACAAATCGATCAAGCTCTCGAAGCCGACGAAAATCGTCAATTCAAATCAATGTCCCCAGAAGCACGTAATCTCAATGAAAATATCCCAGTTCCCCTTACAAATGGCATTAATCCAAGAATCAACCTTAAGCAATTAGAAGATGAAGAGATTCTAATGAATGGTGGAGGAaatacagtttatgaaaaaccTGATACTGGATATATGGTAAATTCATTCCGGTTTCTTGGGAATCGCAAGGAAGTTGAACTGATACCAATTGCAACAGATGAAAAAGCAGCTAATGCTGACCAGTTAAATAGCAGCTTAAGTGGTGTGCCTTCTATTGACCCTGTGGGCTGCAGAGAGgattga
- the LOC129915979 gene encoding TBC1 domain family member 5 isoform X3, which translates to MAVQGIEAIKVFSSEQNQESIMNSMDRYRNEWTQITASLENFDAIRDLAFNGDLKVSKFRSIYWALLLRVLNADHTTWKQQRLQQRNRYEKLKHEFVKNPHNEKATNDDPLSQSKQSIWNQYFSDQELFAVIKQDVIRTFPGVEFFRKPLIQTAMVNILFYYAREHPYMCYRQGMHEILAPILFVMYGDHQALLHFMELSDDIDELLRDVLNPEYLEADSYSIFSRLMASIESYYRITNLIQTEGGYFAVENDQDIIDPVTTEVEVISQLNLIRDKILAKEDLHLHNYLLKLDIPLHIFGIRWLRLLFGREFPLLDLLMLWDAIFADSDRFDLPNYILVAMLIRIRDKLLLNDYTTCLTYLMRYPTNVDINLILRHALHMQSPKKFDRPANAFIYFTMNSESSQPTTSSSPNQSALQRSIPGSAPTVRKGLPNSTINQLKDRPANEKRQRSSSLSNDTALARLKATPESDKVIIDGYSENSPELLRLELKNAQTIINISRNKLQNYLDTIKKHTSTKPSDELGKALDGIEELCSLLDVKFIFPYNSRTLQIDQALEADENRQFKSMSPEARNLNENIPVPLTNGINPRINLKQLEDEEILMNGGGNTVYEKPDTGYMVNSFRFLGNRKEVELIPIATDEKAANADQLNSSLSGVPSIDPVGCRED; encoded by the exons ATGGCTGTTCAAGGAATTGAAGCCATCAAAGTGTTCTCATCTGAACAAAATCAGGAATCAATAATGAATTCCATGGATAGATATAG AAACGAATGGACACAGATAACAGCTTCCCTAGAGAATTTCGACGCAATTCGTGACCTTGCATTCAATGGAGATCTCAAAGTATCTAAATTCCGCAGTATCTATTGGGCGCTATTATTGCGAGTATTGAATGCTGATCATACAACATGGAAACAACAGCGTTTACAACAAAGAAAtag GTATGAAAAGTTGAAGCATGAATTCGTTAAGAATCCTCATAATGAAAAAGCCACCAATGATGATCCACTTTCGCAGTCAAAACAA AGCATTTGGAATCAATATTTTAGTGACCAAGAACTATTTGCTGTGATCAAGCAGGATGTGATACGAACTTTTCCCGGTGTTGAATTTTTTAGGAAACCTCTAATTCAGACTGCAATG gtTAATATCCTCTTCTACTATGCAAGAGAACATCCATACATGTGTTATCGCCAAGGAATGCATGAAATTCTAGCTCCAATTTTGTTTGTAATGTATGGTGATCATCAGGCGTTATTGCACTTTATGGAGCTAAGTGATGATAttga TGAATTGCTAAGAGATGTATTGAATCCTGAGTACTTAGAAGCTGATTCATA TTCTATATTTTCACGGCTAATGGCGTCCATTGAATCCTATTATAGAATTACAAATCTAATTCAAACTGAAGGCGGGTACTTTGCTGTTGAAAATGATCAG GATATAATTGATCCAGTTACAACTGAAGTTGAAGTTATTAGCCAATTAAACTTAATACGTGATAAGATACTTGCCAAGGAAGATTTGCATTTGCATAACTATCTACTTAAATTGGATATTCCGTTGCATATTTTTGGAAT aCGATGGCTAAGACTGCTTTTTGGAAGAGAATTCCCTCTACTTGATTTGCTCATGCTGTGGGATGCAATATTTGCCGATAGTGACCGTTTCGATCTCCCAAATTATATTCTCGTAGCCATGTTAATACGAATTCGCGATAAAT TGCTTTTGAATGATTATACAACATGTCTTACATATCTCATGAGATATCCTACGAATGTTGATATAAATTTGATTCTTCGACATGCCTTGCACATGCAAAGTCCTAAA aaattcgatCGCCCAGCAAATGCCTTTATATACTTTACTATGAATTCCGAATCATCACAACCAACTACATCGTCATCTCCCAATCAATCTGCATTACAAAGGTCTATCCCTGGCTCAGCACCAACTGTGAGAAAAGGCTTGCCAAATTCTACAATCAATCAATTAAAGGATAGGCCTGCAAATGAAAAACGTCAACGCTCAAGCTCTTTATCGAATGACA CAGCCTTAGCCAGATTGAAGGCGACTCCAGAGTCGGATAAAGTAATTATCGATGGATATTCTGAAAAT AGCCCTGAACTACTTCGTTTGGAACTTAAAAATGCACaaactataataaatatatCCAGAAATAAGCTACAAAACTATTTGGATACCATCAAGAAGCATACTTCGACAAAACCTTCTGATGAATTGGGTAAAGCTCTCGATGGTATCGAAGAATTGTGCAGTCTTCTCgatgttaaatttatttttccttacaACTCGCGAACTCTACAAATCGATCAAGCTCTCGAAGCCGACGAAAATCGTCAATTCAAATCAATGTCCCCAGAAGCACGTAATCTCAATGAAAATATCCCAGTTCCCCTTACAAATGGCATTAATCCAAGAATCAACCTTAAGCAATTAGAAGATGAAGAGATTCTAATGAATGGTGGAGGAaatacagtttatgaaaaaccTGATACTGGATATATGGTAAATTCATTCCGGTTTCTTGGGAATCGCAAGGAAGTTGAACTGATACCAATTGCAACAGATGAAAAAGCAGCTAATGCTGACCAGTTAAATAGCAGCTTAAGTGGTGTGCCTTCTATTGACCCTGTGGGCTGCAGAGAGgattga
- the LOC129915979 gene encoding TBC1 domain family member 5 isoform X2 has product MAVQGIEAIKVFSSEQNQESIMNSMDRYRNEWTQITASLENFDAIRDLAFNGDLKVSKFRSIYWALLLRVLNADHTTWKQQRLQQRNRYEKLKHEFVKNPHNEKATNDDPLSQSKQSIWNQYFSDQELFAVIKQDVIRTFPGVEFFRKPLIQTAMVNILFYYAREHPYMCYRQGMHEILAPILFVMYGDHQALLHFMELSDDIDELLRDVLNPEYLEADSYSIFSRLMASIESYYRITNLIQTEGGYFAVENDQDIIDPVTTEVEVISQLNLIRDKILAKEDLHLHNYLLKLDIPLHIFGIRWLRLLFGREFPLLDLLMLWDAIFADSDRFDLPNYILVAMLIRIRDKLLLNDYTTCLTYLMRYPTNVDINLILRHALHMQSPKKFDRPANAFIYFTMNSESSQPTTSSSPNQSALQRSIPGSAPTVRKGLPNSTINQLKDRPANEKRQRSSSLSNDNLAALARLKATPESDKVIIDGYSENSPELLRLELKNAQTIINISRNKLQNYLDTIKKHTSTKPSDELGKALDGIEELCSLLDVKFIFPYNSRTLQIDQALEADENRQFKSMSPEARNLNENIPVPLTNGINPRINLKQLEDEEILMNGGGNTVYEKPDTGYMVNSFRFLGNRKEVELIPIATDEKAANADQLNSSLSGVPSIDPVGCRED; this is encoded by the exons ATGGCTGTTCAAGGAATTGAAGCCATCAAAGTGTTCTCATCTGAACAAAATCAGGAATCAATAATGAATTCCATGGATAGATATAG AAACGAATGGACACAGATAACAGCTTCCCTAGAGAATTTCGACGCAATTCGTGACCTTGCATTCAATGGAGATCTCAAAGTATCTAAATTCCGCAGTATCTATTGGGCGCTATTATTGCGAGTATTGAATGCTGATCATACAACATGGAAACAACAGCGTTTACAACAAAGAAAtag GTATGAAAAGTTGAAGCATGAATTCGTTAAGAATCCTCATAATGAAAAAGCCACCAATGATGATCCACTTTCGCAGTCAAAACAA AGCATTTGGAATCAATATTTTAGTGACCAAGAACTATTTGCTGTGATCAAGCAGGATGTGATACGAACTTTTCCCGGTGTTGAATTTTTTAGGAAACCTCTAATTCAGACTGCAATG gtTAATATCCTCTTCTACTATGCAAGAGAACATCCATACATGTGTTATCGCCAAGGAATGCATGAAATTCTAGCTCCAATTTTGTTTGTAATGTATGGTGATCATCAGGCGTTATTGCACTTTATGGAGCTAAGTGATGATAttga TGAATTGCTAAGAGATGTATTGAATCCTGAGTACTTAGAAGCTGATTCATA TTCTATATTTTCACGGCTAATGGCGTCCATTGAATCCTATTATAGAATTACAAATCTAATTCAAACTGAAGGCGGGTACTTTGCTGTTGAAAATGATCAG GATATAATTGATCCAGTTACAACTGAAGTTGAAGTTATTAGCCAATTAAACTTAATACGTGATAAGATACTTGCCAAGGAAGATTTGCATTTGCATAACTATCTACTTAAATTGGATATTCCGTTGCATATTTTTGGAAT aCGATGGCTAAGACTGCTTTTTGGAAGAGAATTCCCTCTACTTGATTTGCTCATGCTGTGGGATGCAATATTTGCCGATAGTGACCGTTTCGATCTCCCAAATTATATTCTCGTAGCCATGTTAATACGAATTCGCGATAAAT TGCTTTTGAATGATTATACAACATGTCTTACATATCTCATGAGATATCCTACGAATGTTGATATAAATTTGATTCTTCGACATGCCTTGCACATGCAAAGTCCTAAA aaattcgatCGCCCAGCAAATGCCTTTATATACTTTACTATGAATTCCGAATCATCACAACCAACTACATCGTCATCTCCCAATCAATCTGCATTACAAAGGTCTATCCCTGGCTCAGCACCAACTGTGAGAAAAGGCTTGCCAAATTCTACAATCAATCAATTAAAGGATAGGCCTGCAAATGAAAAACGTCAACGCTCAAGCTCTTTATCGAATGACA aCTTAGCAGCCTTAGCCAGATTGAAGGCGACTCCAGAGTCGGATAAAGTAATTATCGATGGATATTCTGAAAAT AGCCCTGAACTACTTCGTTTGGAACTTAAAAATGCACaaactataataaatatatCCAGAAATAAGCTACAAAACTATTTGGATACCATCAAGAAGCATACTTCGACAAAACCTTCTGATGAATTGGGTAAAGCTCTCGATGGTATCGAAGAATTGTGCAGTCTTCTCgatgttaaatttatttttccttacaACTCGCGAACTCTACAAATCGATCAAGCTCTCGAAGCCGACGAAAATCGTCAATTCAAATCAATGTCCCCAGAAGCACGTAATCTCAATGAAAATATCCCAGTTCCCCTTACAAATGGCATTAATCCAAGAATCAACCTTAAGCAATTAGAAGATGAAGAGATTCTAATGAATGGTGGAGGAaatacagtttatgaaaaaccTGATACTGGATATATGGTAAATTCATTCCGGTTTCTTGGGAATCGCAAGGAAGTTGAACTGATACCAATTGCAACAGATGAAAAAGCAGCTAATGCTGACCAGTTAAATAGCAGCTTAAGTGGTGTGCCTTCTATTGACCCTGTGGGCTGCAGAGAGgattga